The nucleotide sequence TCGTTTGGGCCGTCTGCTTCAGCGCCCGTTGCGAACCCGGATGTCTGATGAACTGGGTAACGATACCTACGAGACAGGTTGCGAAGAACTTGGGCGTGATGTCGGCGCGAAAATGACCTGCCGCGATTTCCGCTTGCACATTTGTGGCGATCATGCTGATGAGCTCTTGCCGTGTCTGCTCTCCTTCGGGTTCCTGCAGCATTGCAACGGTCATTGCGTCGCGATTGGCTTCCAGAAATTGCATGAGATTTGTGACGGCAAGAGCGGTCAGGGATTGCAGGTCATCGACCTTGGCGGACGGCGGGATGAGTG is from Brucella intermedia LMG 3301 and encodes:
- a CDS encoding TetR/AcrR family transcriptional regulator, with amino-acid sequence MTATKGARTRQQLIAAAASEIALHGREAKMVDVAARVGLTQPAVYRHFKTRDEVHTAVVQEFREKLRHLIANALIPPSAKVDDLQSLTALAVTNLMQFLEANRDAMTVAMLQEPEGEQTRQELISMIATNVQAEIAAGHFRADITPKFFATCLVGIVTQFIRHPGSQRALKQTAQTIAVVLLSGIQSEKN